The genomic segment cgAGCTCAAGATGACATGCATACGATCATTCTTTCTTACCAagtttatttttttgttgttctcCCCATTCACAAGGAAGCAAAGGCaatagagaagaagaaagaggcaaagaTTCCTGAAGACAAACGTAAGGAGCCTTACAGCAGAGATCTGAAAAAAAGTAGAACTCCTGATCTgataaaggaagggaaaaaagaagaacagGTCCAGAAAGCAAATCAGAAGGGAAAAGATGAAACAGACAGCAGTAATAAAATGGGACAAGCCAAAGAGAAAACCAGTAAGGATGAAAAAAGGTtttccaaagagaaagaaaaatccatGGCAGCAGATAAACGTGTAACAGGCCAAGtgagaggggaagaaaggggtAAACTGCTAAAGAGCAGGTCAGTAGATGATAAAGGAAGAGAAGACAAGGCAGCAGAATATAAGAGAGGGACTGGGTGGGACAGAAAGACTGAAGATAAAAAGGAatgggaaaaaatagaagaaaaaagatcAGCTTTAAAGCCAGTCTCAAAGAGAGAAGATAAAAAAGAACCCACCAAAGCAGGAGAAATAAGTTCAACTACAAAGCCAGGCTCAAAGATTGACAACAAAGAGAAACTCTTGAAGGATAGTAAAGGAATTCCAGAGACAAATGTCCCAATTTTAGAGCAAGAGGACATGATCCAAGAGCCTCCTGATAGCAGCCCCTCTAAACCTGCAGACAGTTCTTCAAGCCAGAGCAAGGAGGATGAAGCCACCAGCATCTTTGATGAACCCTTGGAAAAGATCAAGAATAATGACCCAGAGATGGTAGAAGTTAACGTCAACAATTCTGACTGCATCAACAATGAGATCCTGGTACGCTTTGCTGAGGCCTTGGAATTCAACACAGTGGTCAAGGTCTTTGCCCTGACCAACACACGTGCTGACGATCATGTTGCATTTGCCATTGCCATCATGCTAAAGTCCAACAAGACCCTGACAAGCATAAACCTAGATTCCAATTATATCACAGGCAAAGGGATCCTGGCCATCTTCCGTGCGCTGCTGCAGAACAACACTCTGACGGAGCTGCGCTTTCACAATCAGAGACATATTTGTGGAGGGAAGACCGAGATGGAGATAGCAAAGTTGCTGAAAGAGAACACCACACTGCTGAAACTGGGCTACCATTTTGAATTAGCTGGGCCACGCATGACGGTCACAAACCTACTAAGCAGGAATATGGACAAACAGAGACAGAAACGCTTACAAGAGCAGAAACAGGCCCAGGAAAAGATGGAGAAGAAGGACTTCCTTGAGGTGCCAAAGGCAGGATGCTTGCCAGCTGGCTCACAAAAGATTTCTCCAAAACCATCCCCCAAAACCTCCCCATGGTCTTCCCCTAAAGCTCCTCCTAAGAAATCTGGAACCCCAGatgctcctcctcccccacccccagctctAGCCCCTCCACCTGCTCCTCCCTTGATTAATGAAAACTTACGCTTGTCCCTTTCTCCGGCCACTCAGAGGAAGATGGTAGACAAAGCACTTCCGCCTCAGGAGAAGAATTCCAGAGATCAACTTCTGGATGCCATTCGCTCTATCAACAAGAAGCAGTTGAAAAAGGTACATCATTACAGCTATAAAGTACACATTGACTGAACCTTGTAGTTTATACTCCATATTTTATGCATAGTGCTGTATATACCTCTGGCCATATTTCAACAAGCCAGTTAAAAGAAACAATGGCTTATTGCTGCATGTGAATCAAGAGACGGATGGTCATGCTGGGATGCAGCATTGACAGTTATTGCTAGGTTCAATAAAGCTACTGCCTTAATAATGCTAGTTATTTTAAGGCTTACTTGCAGATAGTCACGTCACATTTCTGTGTCTAATGATTGGAGTATTTCTCCATCATTTCTGCAAGGGCTACATTCCTTAGGTATTTACTAACATCTCCTTTTGGATTTTATGTTTAccaacaaaaaaataaagggagactagcatagatctatttcaagctatttagctctcagcagctagttcaaatcccagaagagtatggctagctggtgagatttaaatagtttgaaatggatctatactagtttccctttatttctttgttggtaaacaTAAAATTCAACTTAAAAATAGTTTGTTGTGAAAGCGACTGCTTGCGAAGGCTCCTGggttggggctgaaaggcaaaagcggaagcagtatgctccgtcccataattgggtagaccaggttgccttgATAGACTGGTCCCACCAGAAAAAACACTTCATCTCCTGTTGGAGTTTCAAAAGGCCTCCATTTAGCAACTCTGTGGGAAGATGGATAGCTAAAACCACTTGTGTTTACCCACTGATTAAGATCATCTCTTCAGACATTACTATCTTCTGGAGATAAGACAGACGGCAATTGAGACATGATGTCAAGTTTTTTTAGCATCTGCCTTTAAAAACACCATTCTCAACAGACAAAGCCTTTTTGACAAAGCTATTTTAGGACTAATCTAAATTAGGATGTGCTTTTTAATAATGAAGATGAAAGGGATGATGGAAGAGTGAAAGAGGGGATATTAACATGTTTGTCTGATGAACTGCTGTAACCTTGAATTGCTATTTGGATCTCCATTAGATGCCTCTAAATTGAGAATTTGTACTAAGTTCATGTCTTATTTTGGCAGGTGGAGGTTCCCAAGTTACTTCAATAGTAGGGAGTGGAATCTTGGACAGTGGAGATTGCCAAGGCTGAATCACTGAGTTTGTCTCTCGGGTGACTGTTTACATGAGAAGAACGCAACAGAGCCACAGCCCGCCCTGTGTTAGTCCCAGATGAACCGTGTTCTCTGTGGGATTAATTTGGATGCAATAATTAGATGGATTGCCAAAAGGCATTATCATCAGGAAGAAGTGGTATTTATTTTTAGTCCTTTTTAATAACAAAACTTGTTTTTGTCCTGAAAAGAAGGATCTGCAGATATGGTACATTTGGGCTTTTTGTCTAGTTTTTTCTTGTGGAAGCTCAGAAACTAAAGGGGCAAATGTGATCAACCTTGAAGAAGTCTGAATTTGGGGTATCTCTGCTTATCTCATCATATCCCAGGCAGCAACACTGCAATCGCTTGCCGCTAGGAACATCTAAAGAGCTATACTGGAGCAGCAGCAGCATGAGAAGGTGTCCAGCATACTGTCGGTACGAGAAGACTCTAAATGGAGCTATGTCACAATTATGCCCATTGCTGCTGGATTGAAATGGCAATGTCATGTTCTGTTTTCCTTGTATACTGAAGCaggagggtgggggagaaatcATGGAGACAAAACTCATTGTTCAATGTCTCTGTGATTTCAAGGATTCCATTTCTGTGATAGCAAAAAGCAAACACAGGTTCTTATAGGCCATGGCTTTTTTGGTGGAAAGAAATGGGTGTGTGCGCCACATTTGATTGCTAAAGACTTGTCATGGTGCCATGATGTAAACAAAGGCAGCTGAATGGACTGCATTACTGCTGGGTCTGGGGCTCTGCTGCTTCTACTTCTGAAGTAATTCCCAATTCATTTTAGAATTTGCAAGACTTAAATCTTAGAATTCATGTAATAGAAAACGAACAAGCTTAGCTGTCAGTGGGAAGTAATGAAAAAGACAAACAgtccatatatatataatcagctCAACTTTGGAAACTCAAATTTGAAAAAATCAGGAGCATCTTTAGGGCTTGGGGCAAATAATCAGTTTGAGCCTAATCCAGTGGGCCATAACTTACAAGATCATATCAAATATCTGTCAAGACATTTGTTTACTATAGACATGGGAATACATTTGGGGACCAGAAAGTTTttgtaatactttttaaaactatGCTGATTTGTGGAAAGAAACACTCTCAAGGAAGAGACATTGTTTTTGAAATGTCCATCAATAAGCCATGTTATGTGGACTGTGAGAATGCTATGTGCTCCAGCTACTCTGTATCAGCTTCCTTTCCTTGcaatcttggtcttctttccctCCAAATGAATCCCAGTTTCATGAATTATATTTTTAGCATAATAGCTGTCAAATACTTTCTGGTAATATGTGACTATTTAGCATCACGCTATGGTTGGATCACATGGGTGTATACACCCTCATCAGTCCTGATGAAGGGAGTATCCATAATATCAGGGTATGAATGGGATGCTGACAGAACACTGAAGTTAGTCTCCAGTAAGTAGTTTTGACATGGCAGATAAACCACAAATGGAATGTATGAAGTGATCCTGagaatattctccaaagcactgaaggcaaaatgagaagcaatagatggaaactaatcaaccaatctagaaataaggagaaatttcctgacaattaggacaattaatcagtgcaatggcttgccttcagaagttgtgggtgctccattactggaagtttttaagaagagttcagacaaccacttgtttgaaatgatatggggcagggggttggactaggaaacctctaaggttccttccattTCTGTTATAGTAGAGGAATGACAGCAATGCTTTCAGAAGATTGTTGAATCTGTTTTCAGTCTCAAGAAGTAGTATGCTTTTTCTTCATTGTCTTCCCCCTGTCTGGCTCTTCTGTATGTACTGGCTACACATCCCCATTCATTGGTCATGCTAAATATGATGGTGTAGCCCAACACTTCTAGAAGATGTCAGGCTTGTGGGGTCAGCTTTGAATGAAGTAGATACCATACACAGCATGAACTGGACAGGGAGAACCAAATACTTGACCTGAAGAAGAATGTAATAGAAAACAATATtaaagggactattttaaaacaaaaaatgccCCATGAAAGAGCAAACCATTTAGCTTCCTGGTAGACTCAATAATTTCCTGTATCTAAATTCAAGTATTGAATTAAATTAATTTCTGGCTTGGGCTgtaaattaaaacatatttttgcatTTAAGTTACTTTAAGAGATTAATATATAAATGAACAGATAAATCTAACTCTCTTGGAGCCATGTTTCATGACTCACACAAAATGCCAAAGTGTATCTGAATTAAGATAATGCAGGGTTGTGTGCAAGTGTATGCAATTACATGTTTTCATCTTCTTTCCAAATAAGAAGAAATCTCAGCAGCCTGATAAAAAGCAGTAAGAATTCATAGCTATTAACAAAAATACAGTTCCCTCTCCCAGATTGCATGTCTTTGTATTTTCAAAAACAAGTGGTTTACATATCCAGATATCTTGGTTCCTATTTCCCATCATTTCCAAGCCGAATGACCAGGCTAACTTATGGAGATCATGGCAATTTAACAAAGACCTTCTTGTTCTGACCAAATGAACAGAGACAAGCAGTTCTTATTCACATTTGTGAAAAATCTGAAGAAATGTTATGTACCCTTCAATTATCTTTTAAAAGGCAGAGGATGGGAGAAAGGTATGCTTGCTGAAGAGAAAGGTCTATATTTTCAtcacatttgaaaaataaaagagggaaaaagaaaaccaagagaaAAACCATCTGAGCATGTGATGTCAAAATGCAGACATTGTTGTCATTTTCAACTCTGTTTCTCTTGAATTTTGCATTATGTATAGAATTACCTGCACTTTCATTAATAAAGCTCACAAAATGTCCTCGACTGTGAGTAATGAAACATTCTGGGCCCAGAGACTGTGAAATCCTTCAGATGTGTTAGTTTGTATAGAAAGTGCAATCTTGATTGATGTGTGAGCtggacacccccacccccacatacCCACATAGTGTGCTTAAAACCCTTCAATGGAATCATTTTCCAACCTGTCTCCCAACTGTTTACAATTATAGCTATTTCAGAATGGGTAATATGGTTATGATTGTTCTGGTCACTGAAGCCAGATTTCTTATTTTATAGTTTCCATTCCTGGGTCATTTTGGCTCTAAAACCTTAGGGGAAAAGGTTGCTTTAACTACTAACCAGAGTATAGAattttatatgtatgtgtttTTATTGTGATAAATTATTtaggtcttttaaaaaaagaagatgcaAAAAGTATAATAATCTGGAACTCAGGATTTGATGATGCCTTTTAACTTAATGTTAAAGCTGTTCAAAATTTAGCCACAATACTGTTAATGCTAGCATTAGAATTAAAAAGTAGAAActttatgtatgtacagtataataAGTATTTGTAGAGGATATTGTTACAGAAAAGATGAAGTAGGAGAATTCCTTACATCCCTGCAGAAATTGCAGTACATGAGCAAATCACAAAGGCAAACTGATTAGGATAGAGGAATTTTGGTGCACCTCCTCAGAAGATGAGCACTGATGGTTATAAGTTGTtctgtgcatagaattttaagaAAAGCCACTGGAGTGGAACATTCCTGTTTGCATACAAACATGAATCCTCCGTGTGGTCTAGAGTGTGCGGGGCATTGTGCCAGAGGGAAGTAGCTTCTCCCTCACTGCCAGATCACTGGGTTCCTGGCCAACACTGCAAAAACTGAAGACCCGACTGAGTCCAAGGCAGCTGAGTTATTTCTCTGAAGCCCAGAGAAATGTCTATATTTGGGCATTTTGCATGGAGTAGCCCAAGCAAAACTTCATTCCTTTGCACTCCACAAGAGTGGGAAGCCTTCCAGCTTCCCAGAACAGCCCAGAGGAGAAGAAAAACAACGCCTCATTTGACACAGCTCTCCCTTATCCATTCACAGCCCCATCTTTTCTTTATTGGTTTCCATTCTTGTGGTTCCCCTGCCATTGTcactgcatgtgcatgtgtgtttatTGTCAACCAATACACATTTGTTATTGAAATGTCTATGGACTTGCTTTTGTCACAGATGTCCCTGATTTTGTAAGTTTGCACCACATTTGGCAAATGTTCTACAGATAATTATCATGTATAATCAGGAGAGGCTAATGTTTTCGTGATACACAAATGACAGATGGTGTGAAAACAATATCATATCTTCTGAAGTTTCATTTCCCCACAACTTAGAAAGTATTTTTGGTTTATGGTTATAACAGGCTGCAGTCTGGCTTATTGTTTCTTACTCACTTTCTGCAATGTGTCATGTTGCTTACCATGGATACTGGGGTTGTCAATTGAGCAGGGAGAAGTCAACAACTATGCTGAAAGGGCTCAGGTTATTGAAGCCTCACCCCCTTTTCGTGTCTGTGAGACCCACAGTATAAGCATGGAAAAAGGGGTGGTTTATGATAGCCTGATCATGTTCACTGATGCTCGGTCTGGTAATcctggaaaaagaaggaaaagtggTCTTTGTGGCTTCTTCTTTGCCTCTGTATCTGCAGGGAGAGGAGTTTCCTGCTTTCTTCACAGCAAGGCTTCCTCTAAAAAAAACAGGTGGAATTCCAACATAATTTACATCAGAAGAAAAATCTTCTGGAATGTCTGTTATTGCAATGCATTTTGTCACGTGACATTTACAGTTCCTTACATTCAAGTACCTTGAGTAAAGCTGACATGTCTGGAACCAAAAAACACTTTAGGCTTCTTCAGTACAATTGGAGAGAATGCTATAACTTAATTTACATGCACAGTGCCCATTAATCCTGAGTAGTTTAGGCAGGGCTGAAACAACAACGATAGAAAAATTATCCATATTAGCTTGAAATAATGATTCGTGATACTCTTGACTGAAAAACAGGCTTCTGTTTTTTATAGTCTCATATTGTACCACTTCTACATCAGAGTAAGTAGATACTGTTTCATCGACCCCCATTCCCTTTCTCCCTGAAAGAACAATCCAAGAATGTACCGAGAAGTAATAGCGAGAAGCTGGGTTGTTCAATGTaaggttttttgtgtgtgttcaaTGTAGTTTTTCCTGAAAGTATgaaacaaaaatgcaaaattgACACAAAGCCCATGCCAGGCCTTCATTCCAAACAGGTGTTCTAAGAAACAATTTATTGAGGTCCAAACATTTATGTAAAAATAGGTTTTTCTTAGTTGAGATGAGAGCAGAAATTGGACAATAGGCAAAGTTTTGGGGTACTTTATTTTCTAAGCATTAGAAACAGAATTAAAGAGGGTTAAAGCAATGGGTCTTGCaattatgattaaaaaaaacctatgtgGAAAGAGTGAAGGAATGGTTTTTAAGTGGACCATGTAGACAGAACACTGAAATTGCTAACGCCTTAAACCTGAAGCGCTCTCTGCTTCCTATTAGCTGGTTTTTCAACTTTGGTAATAACTCAGCACtagaatgaatgaaaaagaatttgGGACATTGGTTTAAGAATGCCCTCATGTGGCAAGATTTTTATCTCATATTATTAAGAGACAAATGTTGCTTTCAAGTGGATAGATCCTAGTGATACTACCTGCAATACTTTTGCAAGCATTCCATCTTTTCCTCCAAACACACTTTGGAAGTAAAATAATATACAGGGGGTAAAGTATTCTGACACTGCACATATGATCCCATATTTTGTAGCATGtaatgttggagaagactcctaggAGTATCATGGacagccaaaaaaaaccccaatggaTTATCAAATAAATCAAACCAACTCATtggaggcacaaatgaccaggctcaaattatcctactttggacaaaTGATGCAAAGACCTGGCTCCAATagtgggaaaggaaggaggaaagcagATAGACAATGGAGCAATGAGTGTACCATTGGGAGACCTGAAGACCAAGTTGGgaacagattgtcatggagaaattcTATGCTATCACTAACAGTTGAAAAGTATCTGATGGGGCATaactaataaaaatacattttgtagCAAGGAAAAATTCTGACCACAAGACCTCATAAAATCTGTGGAGTAGAGCAATTGTATGATAAAATTCATCTGTGCAAGCAGTCACCGCAGTAAATTTAATTGCAGTAATATATATCTTCAGAAAGAACACACAAACTCATGATTATGCAGAGATGATAAATTCATTTAATAGCTTTAAAGTACTTAAATAGTCCAGCCATTATTAAGGTCTGTAATGTCTTTAGAATATTCTTAGTTGTTTCAAGAAAGCAATGCTATACACACAACTGGAAATAAGTTCCACTGAACTTTTTTTATCATTCTGGAGTAGATCTGAGGGTGGGAATGGTTGATTCTTGTATGTGCCATTTTCTggatctgaatatttttttaatacctGCATTTTAAAAGCTGCTTTAAAGATTCTTTTGCGGTGGCAGAGTAAGTATAGGTCTGGATTTTCCAGGACATGGCTGGATTCCACTGCTGCCTGCTGCAATTAGTCAAGAGTAACAAAATTCCCAAACAGACTCAGATTGGGTCACCAGAGTTGATGGCAGTAGAAGTGTCTTGTTCAATAGTCAGGAGGGCCCTTCCAAGCTATTGAAAAATGGTAAGGTCAGCTCTGGTTGCATTCTGGTGGGCAGAAAGGAAGCAGATTGCAAGCAAGCAAATGTATTTATCTGATTTACAAACTGCTGCAGTCCCAACATCCCACACATAGAGAAGGGCCCCATCCAAAGTATGGCTCAGTATCTAAAATTATAAGAATCAGAATATGTCCACTCAAGGGAATAACATTACTGCAAGTTTTAACCAAGcactaaaataataattctttGTCTCCATCACGAAAATCAGAACTCTTCCCCAATAAGACAGGAGAGGAGACTCAGACTGAGAATCTGAAAACTGCCCATCAAATTCAGCTAAAGCTAAGATGGGGGCAGGTAGTAGCCCAATTTTATCTGATTCAGAACTGACAGCAGAGTTATGCCTTGTTCTTACTTGGATAGGAAACTGCCAATTAGTCCACTTGCAGACTGGAGTGGAAGGCTGCAAAAcctcttagaacaggggtgtccaaacttggaaactttaagacttgtggactgcaactcccagaattccccaggctggctggggaattctgggagttgcagtccacaagtcttaaacgttcccaagtttggacacccctgccttagaagaATGCAACAGCAGGCCCTTTCTCTAACGTTACCATGACATTCGCGAGCCCCCGCACCGCTCCTAACCACGCGTTGCTTAAGGAGTTGTTAACAGTACTCGCCTCTGTTTCCGCGAAAGTCGCCTCCGCCAGGGGGACAAAGAGCGGCGGCCGAAACAGCGGGGAGGGCCCGGCGTCTGTTCCTACGACGACCCCATTGCATTCGGACCTCTGCGCCGCTGTGCCACGCTTTGCTGGCGGGAGCTCCCGCAGGATCGGGTgcggaggaagagagagagaggaggcggACCAGAGCCAACCGGTTGGCGGCAAAAGCGCCCTGAAGGGACGATGCGGAGTCGGGAGCGCGAGTCGGACTTCATCCTGCAAGGAGGTCGGGACGAAGAGCTGCCCTTTGGCGCGGCGTCGCCAGCAGGAAGACCATGGAGGAGAACATCTGGTGGCGGATTTGGAGGCAACGAGCGAGACAGCGGCGAGGAGAAGAACCGCTGGCCGGGCCCGAGGCCGCCCCTCGCTCCCGAGGGCAGCCGAAGGGCACTTCTATGTCGCGTGCTCCCTGGACACGTGACCGTGGGGCCCCATTGGAAGTTGAGGCAGCTCCTCAGGGTCGGTATTTCTCACCAAGACTGAACCTTGGATTGCTATGGGGCAGTGACGGCCTTGCCTCTTTCCTGGCCGCTGTTTTGTGAAGACCCCAGTCCTGGCATGcactagttcatttagtgacggttcaaagttacaaccgcactgaaaaaaagtgacttatgacagtttttcacaatGACATTGTTGCAGCGTCTCCacgttcagacgcttggcaactgactcaaatttatgacggttgccgtatcctgtgatccccttttgcgcccCTCTAACAAACAGAAGTCTGATGTGGCAGGTGCCTATCAGCTTGAATTCTAAAGACCTGGAGGACTTTTAGCTTCTTCGTTTTCTCTTACTTTGTCTcttttgtggtcccaccagttcttgctttcaGGCACACAGTATTTGTTGCAGAGGTTCAGTGCactattgtttgttctttatcATACTGTTGTTTGCAGTCAGTCTGCTAACTAGGTGATCTAGTGTTTCATTGGTTTCTTTGCATATGTCAAACATTCCTGCCTACTATGCATTGGTcactctatagcagtgatgggattcagccggcctgcacctatttgggagaaccggttgttaactttctcagcagttcggagaaccggttgttggaagaaatctcctcccccaccccactttacagggctaatcctgtaaggaaggcaggaaggaaggaacattctggtggtgtttctagcctaatctttattgcgctacttacagaaactgcctcttcggttaacccttattacattgtcacagctaaggcaaagcacccatcaacctgagtgacgttgagttggccacacccacccaatcacatgaccaccaagccctgcctacccagttggtcatcagggcagagaaccggttgttaaattatttgaatcccaccactgctctataggCTACATCAAGAAAGAtggctttgtttaaaaaaaaacagtctagTTAAAGCTCATCATCTCTGTAGTTACAGTGTCAGATACACATTATGGGGGTTGAAATCTAATGTATTTGGAGGGAGCCAGGTTTAGGAAGGTTGTTCCAAAGTGAAAGAGAAAATCATATTTGGAAATTCTCCAAGTGAACAACTATTATGAACAACTATTAAAACCTTGGACTGGGCTGAAACCTTTTCTGAACACCAAAACTCTTGATCCAAACGTAAACCCATGTTTCTATGGCAACCATATTATTGTTCAGTATTCAAGACATACTAGATGGGATGATCTGGCATATAAattaactaaggagaaattttaaatttaaaaatcagc from the Thamnophis elegans isolate rThaEle1 chromosome 5, rThaEle1.pri, whole genome shotgun sequence genome contains:
- the LMOD1 gene encoding leiomodin-1 gives rise to the protein MSRVAKYRRQVSEDPDIDNLLSTLSPEEMEELEKELDSSDTDGSIPVGLEQRDKTDKQLSGKYNREESLSHREKETKKFIPKEQSTDEAKAIEKKKEAKIPEDKRKEPYSRDLKKSRTPDLIKEGKKEEQVQKANQKGKDETDSSNKMGQAKEKTSKDEKRFSKEKEKSMAADKRVTGQVRGEERGKLLKSRSVDDKGREDKAAEYKRGTGWDRKTEDKKEWEKIEEKRSALKPVSKREDKKEPTKAGEISSTTKPGSKIDNKEKLLKDSKGIPETNVPILEQEDMIQEPPDSSPSKPADSSSSQSKEDEATSIFDEPLEKIKNNDPEMVEVNVNNSDCINNEILVRFAEALEFNTVVKVFALTNTRADDHVAFAIAIMLKSNKTLTSINLDSNYITGKGILAIFRALLQNNTLTELRFHNQRHICGGKTEMEIAKLLKENTTLLKLGYHFELAGPRMTVTNLLSRNMDKQRQKRLQEQKQAQEKMEKKDFLEVPKAGCLPAGSQKISPKPSPKTSPWSSPKAPPKKSGTPDAPPPPPPALAPPPAPPLINENLRLSLSPATQRKMVDKALPPQEKNSRDQLLDAIRSINKKQLKKVEVPKLLQ